A part of Rickettsiales bacterium genomic DNA contains:
- the bioB gene encoding biotin synthase BioB — protein MTDKPESTELRHNWQREEIVALLDLPLMELLHQSATLHRQHFNPNEVQISTLLSIKTGGCAEDCAYCPQSARYNTEVEADKLMQPQAILAEAKKAKAAGASRFCMGAAWRELKDRDVPKIEETIRLVKAEGLETCMTLGMLKDEQAETLKEAGLDYYNHNLDTAPELYGDIITTRTYDDRKETLARVRDVGMKTCSGGIVGMGEGRDGRAGLLQELANLPEHPESVPINMLVQVEGTPMANLEPLDPIEFVRSIAVARIIMPKSFVRLSAGREEMSDELQAMCFYAGANSIFYGDKLLTTPNPIENDDMALFKRLGISPLQLETSENADDWEEEEDVTSPIGGCHHTGTCSH, from the coding sequence ATGACAGACAAGCCTGAATCCACAGAACTTCGTCATAATTGGCAGCGCGAGGAAATCGTCGCCCTATTGGATTTGCCGTTAATGGAGCTTTTGCACCAATCGGCGACCCTACATCGCCAACATTTCAACCCTAATGAAGTGCAGATAAGCACACTGCTATCCATCAAGACAGGAGGCTGCGCTGAGGATTGCGCCTATTGCCCGCAAAGCGCGCGCTATAATACAGAAGTCGAAGCCGATAAATTAATGCAGCCACAAGCGATTTTGGCGGAAGCAAAGAAAGCCAAAGCCGCAGGCGCCAGTCGTTTCTGCATGGGCGCCGCATGGCGTGAGCTAAAAGACCGTGATGTTCCCAAGATTGAAGAAACCATCCGTCTCGTCAAAGCAGAAGGCCTAGAAACTTGCATGACGCTCGGTATGCTCAAAGACGAACAAGCCGAAACGCTTAAAGAAGCTGGCCTCGATTACTATAACCATAATCTCGATACCGCGCCGGAACTTTACGGCGATATCATCACCACCCGCACCTATGATGACCGCAAAGAAACGCTAGCACGCGTGCGTGACGTCGGCATGAAGACCTGTTCCGGCGGAATTGTCGGCATGGGCGAAGGCCGCGATGGCCGCGCCGGCTTATTGCAAGAACTCGCCAACTTACCAGAACATCCAGAATCAGTACCCATCAACATGCTCGTCCAAGTCGAAGGCACGCCGATGGCGAACCTCGAGCCACTCGATCCAATCGAATTTGTACGTAGCATTGCCGTGGCGCGTATCATTATGCCAAAATCTTTCGTCCGCCTCTCAGCTGGCCGCGAAGAAATGTCCGATGAACTGCAAGCCATGTGCTTTTATGCCGGTGCAAATTCTATCTTCTACGGCGATAAACTCCTCACCACACCAAACCCGATCGAGAATGACGATATGGCACTCTTCAAACGCCTCGGCATCTCTCCGCTTCAGCTAGAGACATCAGAAAATGCGGATGATTGGGAAGAGGAAGAAGATGTAACCTCTCCTATCGGCGGCTGTCACCACACTGGCACATGCTCGCACTAA
- a CDS encoding ribonuclease D — translation MAVHVYKGDIPADVQFDGDIAVDTEAMGLLNSRDRLCVVQLSDGKGDEHLVTFERGQYDAPNLKALLSDPNRVKLFHFARFDVAILRAYLNILVQPIYCTKIASKLARTYTDRHGYKEICRELLSEDVSKQQQSSDWGSPELTEAQAEYAATDVRHLHNLREKLNTMLVREGRMDLAVASMNFLPARAMLDLNGWANVDIFSH, via the coding sequence ATAGCTGTTCATGTTTATAAAGGGGATATTCCCGCTGATGTGCAATTTGATGGTGATATCGCCGTCGATACCGAGGCAATGGGGTTATTAAACTCCCGTGATCGCCTCTGCGTGGTGCAACTTTCTGATGGAAAGGGCGATGAGCATTTAGTAACGTTCGAGCGCGGTCAGTATGACGCTCCGAATCTCAAAGCGCTGCTTAGTGATCCGAATCGGGTGAAGCTTTTCCATTTTGCTCGCTTCGATGTCGCGATTCTTCGTGCTTATTTAAATATTTTGGTTCAGCCAATTTATTGCACCAAAATTGCCTCAAAATTGGCGCGTACCTATACGGATCGCCATGGTTACAAAGAAATTTGCCGCGAGTTATTGAGTGAGGATGTTTCAAAACAACAGCAATCGTCTGACTGGGGTTCGCCAGAACTAACGGAAGCTCAAGCTGAATATGCAGCGACGGATGTGCGCCATTTGCATAATCTGCGTGAGAAGCTCAATACAATGCTTGTGCGTGAAGGTCGTATGGATTTGGCAGTCGCCTCCATGAACTTCCTGCCAGCACGCGCGATGCTTGATTTAAATGGTTGGGCCAATGTCGACATCTTCTCGCATTAA
- a CDS encoding KpsF/GutQ family sugar-phosphate isomerase gives MSTSSRIKEFEMTDDITVARHLLNVEIEGLQALSAALDEKFVQAVDIIAGLKGRLIISGMGKSGHIARKIAATMSSTGTPAHFVHPGEASHGDLGMVTEDDAMLLLSNSGETAELRDMVAYGARFGIPMIAMVRRKTSMLVEAADVPLVLPDTPEASPTGAPTTSTTMMLALGDAISMALLERQGFTAEDFQKFHPGGKLGQRFVKVKDLMHDGDELPTVKANMPMQEVLLAMTAKRFGCVAVLDDAGVLAGIVTDGDLRRHMHNGLLSKDAKDVMTIGPVTIRSGSLAAEALQVMNDCKITSLFVCDEAGKPEGIIHVHDCLRAGIA, from the coding sequence ATGTCGACATCTTCTCGCATTAAGGAGTTTGAAATGACGGATGATATTACCGTAGCGCGCCATCTTCTGAATGTGGAGATTGAGGGTTTGCAGGCACTGAGTGCTGCTTTGGACGAGAAATTCGTGCAAGCAGTGGATATAATTGCTGGCTTGAAAGGCCGTCTCATTATTAGCGGGATGGGCAAGTCTGGTCATATTGCACGTAAGATTGCGGCGACGATGTCTTCGACGGGTACTCCGGCGCATTTTGTGCATCCGGGTGAGGCGAGTCATGGCGATCTAGGTATGGTGACCGAAGATGATGCGATGTTGTTGCTTTCAAATTCGGGCGAGACTGCGGAATTGCGGGATATGGTGGCTTATGGTGCACGTTTTGGTATTCCAATGATTGCGATGGTGCGTCGTAAAACCTCGATGTTGGTGGAGGCGGCGGATGTACCGCTTGTGCTACCCGATACGCCGGAAGCCTCGCCTACCGGTGCGCCGACGACTTCGACAACGATGATGCTTGCTTTAGGTGATGCGATCTCGATGGCGTTGTTGGAGCGTCAGGGTTTTACAGCCGAAGATTTCCAAAAGTTTCATCCAGGCGGTAAGCTTGGCCAGCGTTTTGTGAAGGTCAAAGACTTGATGCATGATGGTGATGAATTGCCGACGGTTAAAGCTAATATGCCGATGCAGGAGGTGCTCCTTGCGATGACTGCAAAGCGCTTTGGTTGTGTGGCAGTACTCGATGATGCGGGCGTGCTGGCTGGTATCGTAACCGATGGTGATTTGCGTCGCCATATGCATAACGGCTTGTTAAGTAAAGATGCGAAAGATGTGATGACCATAGGTCCCGTAACTATTCGCTCAGGCTCTTTGGCGGCGGAGGCTTTGCAGGTGATGAATGATTGCAAAATTACGAGTCTGTTTGTGTGCGATGAAGCGGGTAAGCCTGAAGGTATTATTCATGTTCATGATTGCTTGCGTGCGGGCATTGCGTGA
- the lptC gene encoding LPS export ABC transporter periplasmic protein LptC, with amino-acid sequence MTKSGLLNQLEPQEVERQLSRIPIYLRLLSMSKLALGVVVILLIAAVVVVPFIKSEDEGVRIALTQTPIESSAEKPVMKNPRYESVDGDNQPFTIRASEAIQKDESEVLLKQVKADVALNNGLWLALSAASGVLEITAQKMFLNEKVHLIASNGYELQSDKVYVDMKRNLVRSHTGVSGQGLMGNVTADEFLIEGNSQRVLFEKNVKLKIFP; translated from the coding sequence GTGACCAAGTCAGGTCTTTTAAATCAATTAGAACCGCAAGAAGTTGAGCGGCAACTTAGCCGTATCCCGATCTATCTTCGCTTGCTCAGTATGAGTAAGTTAGCGCTGGGAGTGGTGGTGATATTGTTGATTGCTGCCGTGGTTGTCGTGCCATTTATTAAGTCCGAGGATGAGGGGGTGCGTATTGCACTAACCCAAACCCCGATCGAATCGAGTGCTGAAAAACCGGTGATGAAAAATCCACGTTATGAGAGTGTTGATGGCGATAATCAGCCTTTCACGATTCGCGCAAGCGAGGCAATTCAAAAAGATGAATCAGAAGTTCTATTGAAGCAGGTCAAAGCGGATGTGGCGCTTAATAATGGTTTATGGCTTGCGCTTTCGGCGGCCAGTGGTGTGTTGGAAATCACCGCACAAAAAATGTTCCTGAACGAAAAAGTGCATCTTATTGCCAGTAATGGCTATGAGCTGCAGTCTGATAAGGTTTATGTTGATATGAAGCGTAACCTTGTGCGCAGTCATACCGGAGTTTCGGGGCAAGGGCTGATGGGGAATGTCACCGCTGACGAGTTTTTGATTGAGGGAAACTCCCAGCGCGTGCTATTTGAGAAAAACGTCAAACTGAAAATTTTTCCATGA
- the lptA gene encoding lipopolysaccharide transport periplasmic protein LptA — protein MKNLLFIATLLISLPLWAQSLVKLDSDLPIEIAADTLEVLQEKRMAIFSGAVEAVQGNITLKAQSMKVYYREAGKQSATANLGAVSRIEVERDVLLTMPEESASAQNGVYNVDKQMVTLVGDVVLARGKNMLRGGRLDYNLKTQKSLLTSGEAAAAKDGGSKPSGGRVKGVFVPGQ, from the coding sequence ATGAAAAACTTATTATTTATCGCTACTTTATTGATTTCATTGCCTTTATGGGCGCAATCTCTTGTGAAGTTAGATTCGGATCTGCCCATTGAAATTGCCGCAGATACATTGGAAGTGCTGCAAGAAAAGCGCATGGCTATTTTTAGCGGTGCGGTGGAAGCGGTGCAGGGTAATATCACCCTCAAGGCGCAGAGTATGAAGGTCTATTACCGTGAGGCGGGCAAGCAATCTGCTACGGCTAACTTAGGTGCGGTGAGCCGTATCGAAGTGGAGCGTGATGTTTTGCTAACCATGCCGGAGGAATCGGCTAGTGCCCAAAATGGGGTTTATAATGTTGATAAGCAGATGGTTACGCTTGTTGGTGATGTCGTTTTAGCGCGCGGAAAAAACATGCTGCGTGGCGGTCGTTTGGATTATAACCTCAAAACGCAAAAGAGCCTGCTCACTTCCGGGGAAGCAGCAGCGGCGAAAGACGGTGGCAGCAAACCTTCCGGCGGGCGTGTCAAAGGTGTCTTCGTTCCTGGGCAATAA
- the lptB gene encoding LPS export ABC transporter ATP-binding protein gives MDTIRKGPELVETSAGLEIQHLGKSYAKRPVVRDISLTVRRGEAVGLLGPNGAGKTTCFYMITGLIRPDYGKITLDGTDITPLPMYSRARIGIGYLPQEASIFRGLTVEQNIMAVLEVTEKTRENRQVILDELLAEFSITHLRTTPAIALSGGERRRVEIARALASKPSFILLDEPLAGIDPIAVSEIRELVAHLKDRGLGVLITEHNVRETLEIIDRAYIIHEGSVLMEGAPDEIVNNTDVRRVYLGESFSI, from the coding sequence ATGGATACGATACGAAAAGGGCCTGAGCTGGTTGAAACGAGCGCAGGATTAGAAATTCAGCATCTGGGTAAGAGCTATGCAAAGCGCCCTGTGGTGCGTGATATTTCACTCACGGTTCGTCGGGGTGAAGCGGTCGGCCTTTTAGGCCCTAACGGTGCCGGTAAGACGACTTGTTTCTATATGATTACCGGCCTTATCCGCCCAGATTATGGTAAAATTACGCTGGATGGAACGGATATTACGCCGCTTCCTATGTATTCGCGTGCGCGCATTGGCATCGGCTATTTGCCGCAAGAAGCTTCGATCTTTCGTGGGTTAACGGTCGAACAAAATATCATGGCCGTGCTTGAGGTGACTGAGAAAACACGGGAAAATCGCCAAGTAATTCTCGATGAGTTATTGGCCGAGTTTTCGATTACGCATTTGCGCACGACGCCTGCTATTGCTCTGTCTGGTGGTGAGCGTCGCCGTGTTGAGATCGCACGTGCCTTGGCTTCGAAGCCAAGCTTTATTCTGCTCGATGAGCCATTGGCGGGGATTGACCCGATCGCGGTGTCGGAGATTCGTGAGTTAGTGGCACATCTGAAAGATCGTGGGCTTGGCGTGTTGATTACGGAGCATAATGTGCGCGAAACGCTCGAGATTATTGATCGGGCTTACATCATCCATGAAGGTTCGGTTCTGATGGAGGGCGCGCCCGATGAAATCGTTAATAATACGGATGTTCGCCGCGTCTATCTGGGCGAATCCTTTAGTATCTAA
- the rpoN gene encoding RNA polymerase factor sigma-54: protein MAGPSQSLQQRQQQTLVMTQQLQQSIKLLQLSAADLESFVQEEMEKNPLLQETENKSDDPQEEKREEATSEIDFDKSETIADTPVATEEFSDRAERSAPEYTPTSGTSSYSGEGENLIEKMAHEKPSLRDYLVEHLNCSTDDMVQRLIGMHLIDMVQSSGYLPEHYTELLEILKCSKKQLEAVVKLLQEAEPAGLCARSVAECMALQLEDMGELTESMQALVENLELLGKADFKALQKACGVPRDELQEMVAELRELNPKPGFAFDFEETAAVQPDVFVRRQGEDWEIELNPGALPKVLVNNDYYTRLSGSTRDKEEKTYLGEQLTHANWLVKSLDQRAHTMLKATREIVKQQSRFLLHGVRYLKPLTLKEVADAIEMHESTISRITSNKYVSYGGALYELKYFFTSSIGSSFGGDDISSKAVQHMIQKLVDGETDAKSVHSDEALAAALDDQGIKVARRTVAKYRDIMNLPSSAQRKRTFKQQL, encoded by the coding sequence ATGGCGGGGCCGTCGCAGAGTCTGCAGCAGCGCCAACAGCAAACGCTGGTGATGACCCAGCAGCTCCAACAATCAATCAAACTATTACAGCTCTCTGCGGCTGATCTTGAAAGTTTCGTTCAGGAGGAGATGGAGAAAAATCCACTTCTGCAGGAAACCGAAAATAAATCAGATGATCCGCAGGAAGAAAAACGAGAAGAAGCGACCTCAGAGATTGATTTTGATAAATCAGAGACCATAGCGGATACACCGGTGGCGACCGAGGAGTTTTCTGACCGTGCGGAACGTTCAGCACCCGAATATACGCCCACCTCCGGCACGAGTAGCTATAGCGGCGAGGGTGAAAATTTGATTGAGAAAATGGCGCATGAGAAGCCATCCTTGCGTGATTATCTCGTCGAACATCTGAATTGCTCAACCGATGATATGGTGCAGCGCCTTATCGGGATGCACTTGATCGATATGGTGCAGTCTTCAGGCTATTTGCCAGAGCATTATACGGAGCTTCTTGAGATTCTAAAATGTTCCAAAAAGCAATTGGAAGCGGTGGTTAAGTTGCTGCAAGAAGCGGAACCAGCAGGACTTTGCGCGCGAAGCGTGGCTGAATGTATGGCGCTGCAACTAGAAGATATGGGCGAGCTGACCGAGTCGATGCAGGCTTTAGTCGAGAATCTCGAATTGCTCGGCAAGGCAGATTTTAAGGCATTGCAAAAAGCCTGTGGTGTGCCGCGCGATGAGCTGCAGGAGATGGTGGCTGAGTTGCGCGAGCTTAATCCAAAACCCGGTTTTGCGTTTGATTTTGAGGAAACTGCAGCCGTGCAGCCAGATGTATTTGTGCGACGTCAGGGGGAGGACTGGGAGATTGAGTTGAATCCTGGCGCCTTGCCTAAAGTGCTGGTGAATAATGATTATTATACGCGCCTTTCCGGTTCAACGCGCGATAAGGAAGAAAAAACCTATCTAGGCGAGCAACTGACTCATGCGAACTGGTTGGTCAAATCGCTCGACCAGCGGGCGCATACGATGCTGAAGGCGACACGTGAAATTGTGAAGCAACAATCTCGCTTTTTGCTGCATGGGGTACGCTATCTTAAGCCACTGACGCTCAAGGAAGTGGCAGATGCGATTGAAATGCATGAGAGCACCATCAGCCGTATTACGAGCAATAAATACGTATCTTATGGCGGCGCGCTGTATGAGCTGAAATATTTTTTCACCTCTTCCATTGGCAGCAGCTTTGGCGGCGATGATATTTCCAGCAAAGCTGTGCAGCATATGATTCAGAAACTGGTGGATGGTGAAACCGATGCGAAGTCGGTGCATTCCGATGAGGCGCTGGCGGCCGCACTCGACGATCAAGGCATAAAAGTAGCCCGCCGTACCGTGGCGAAATACCGAGATATTATGAATCTCCCCTCATCCGCACAGCGCAAAAGAACGTTCAAACAGCAATTGTAA
- a CDS encoding CpaF family protein, whose amino-acid sequence MDLGKYRFASGDPLILQHEAAFVAWRIDAGEIEIRVDGAAQRQLGEGELLGEEIVLNGGPAPYSAFAKGIVKVSPIDKTQLETIFKPADAANDTSEEREHTGEAFAEGSDVQMGGNAVNAFAAMAKAMERQTELLEIQHRSNQSELDIIEKERNILTGDFLGKMADLGAITPLMHDEEINDILINGHKEVFIERFGKLEKTDVTLSGEDEVLRIAHRIAKGIGREINPFRPLLDARLADGSRVNIICPPLAVDGTSISIRKFSKRLISLDDMIGQNNMSSALGEFLKIVGACRMNVLISGGTGSGKTTLLNAISRHISQEERLVTIEDAAELKLDHVDLVRLETRPAASRAHQEAEVTMRDLVKNALRMRPDRIIVGEVRGEEAFDMMQAMNTGHEGSLTTVHANHPRDALSRVENMVSMADMNIPIGAVRYQIASALQLIVQVSRQRDGLRRITHVTEIIGMEGDTITMNDLFVFKSSGEDENGKIIGDFKWAGIMPRCVRRIAYYGLLPQMEAALGVKIPIRQ is encoded by the coding sequence ATGGATCTAGGAAAATACCGTTTCGCTTCGGGCGACCCGCTTATCTTGCAACATGAAGCTGCCTTTGTGGCATGGCGTATTGATGCGGGTGAAATTGAAATCCGCGTGGACGGTGCAGCGCAGCGTCAGTTGGGCGAAGGCGAGTTGCTGGGCGAAGAGATTGTCCTCAACGGCGGGCCTGCGCCTTACAGCGCGTTTGCTAAAGGCATCGTCAAAGTTTCACCGATTGATAAAACGCAGCTCGAAACGATCTTCAAGCCAGCAGATGCGGCGAATGACACCTCAGAAGAACGTGAACATACCGGTGAGGCATTTGCCGAGGGTTCGGATGTTCAAATGGGCGGCAATGCGGTGAATGCCTTTGCTGCGATGGCCAAAGCGATGGAACGCCAGACGGAGTTATTAGAAATTCAGCACCGTTCGAACCAAAGTGAGCTCGATATTATCGAGAAAGAACGTAATATTCTGACCGGTGATTTTCTCGGGAAAATGGCGGATCTGGGTGCAATTACTCCGCTTATGCATGATGAAGAGATCAACGATATTCTGATTAATGGCCATAAAGAAGTGTTTATTGAGCGCTTTGGTAAGCTGGAAAAAACGGATGTTACCCTCTCCGGTGAAGATGAAGTATTGCGCATCGCGCACCGTATCGCCAAGGGAATTGGCCGTGAAATTAACCCGTTCCGCCCCTTATTGGATGCGCGTTTGGCGGATGGTTCTCGTGTAAATATTATCTGTCCGCCTTTGGCTGTGGATGGCACCTCTATTTCGATTCGTAAATTCTCGAAGAGATTGATCTCGCTCGACGATATGATCGGCCAGAATAATATGTCCTCCGCGCTGGGTGAGTTTCTGAAAATTGTGGGTGCCTGCCGCATGAATGTATTGATTTCGGGCGGTACCGGTTCTGGTAAAACGACGTTGCTTAACGCAATTTCGCGCCATATTTCGCAAGAAGAGCGTCTGGTGACTATTGAGGATGCGGCGGAATTAAAGCTCGATCATGTTGACTTGGTGCGCCTGGAAACACGCCCTGCAGCCTCAAGAGCGCATCAGGAAGCAGAAGTGACGATGCGTGACTTAGTGAAGAATGCACTACGTATGCGTCCTGATCGTATTATTGTAGGTGAGGTTCGTGGCGAGGAAGCATTCGATATGATGCAAGCAATGAATACTGGTCATGAAGGGTCACTTACGACTGTCCACGCTAACCATCCGCGTGATGCACTCTCTCGTGTCGAGAATATGGTTAGTATGGCGGATATGAATATTCCAATTGGCGCGGTGCGTTATCAAATTGCTTCGGCCCTGCAGTTGATTGTGCAAGTGAGTCGTCAACGTGATGGTCTGCGTCGGATCACCCATGTGACAGAGATTATTGGCATGGAGGGCGATACGATTACGATGAATGACCTGTTCGTGTTTAAGTCATCAGGCGAAGATGAAAATGGTAAGATTATCGGGGACTTTAAATGGGCAGGTATTATGCCACGCTGTGTTCGCCGTATTGCTTATTATGGTTTGCTACCACAAATGGAAGCCGCATTAGGGGTGAAAATTCCGATTAGGCAATAG
- the raiA gene encoding ribosome-associated translation inhibitor RaiA has translation MEISVSGKGVDIGEAFQTHAQERLHDGLGKYLDRIVSADVTVSKEAHLFDVKIHANPGTASKIVVKSTGRSPDIYAAFELATEKAEKQLRRYKRRMTNHHKKVESDVIDFSTVQYTLDSSKHEEAPEDDQSDALVIAETAMDINTLTVSEAVMRMDLGELPALVFTNAANGQLNMLYRREDGNIAWIDPSKQKNGKAA, from the coding sequence ATGGAAATTAGCGTATCAGGTAAAGGTGTCGATATCGGCGAAGCCTTTCAAACCCACGCCCAAGAAAGACTTCACGACGGATTAGGTAAGTATCTTGACAGAATCGTATCTGCCGATGTGACCGTATCGAAAGAAGCGCATCTATTTGATGTAAAAATTCATGCAAACCCAGGCACTGCCTCTAAAATTGTCGTAAAAAGTACGGGCCGATCACCTGACATTTACGCTGCATTTGAACTCGCAACGGAAAAAGCTGAAAAGCAACTGCGTCGTTACAAGCGCCGTATGACAAATCACCATAAAAAGGTCGAATCAGATGTGATCGATTTCTCCACGGTGCAATATACGTTGGATTCTAGTAAGCATGAAGAAGCGCCTGAGGATGATCAATCTGATGCGTTAGTTATTGCAGAAACAGCTATGGATATTAATACGTTAACCGTAAGTGAAGCGGTGATGCGTATGGATTTGGGCGAACTTCCAGCGCTCGTCTTTACCAATGCTGCGAATGGTCAACTCAATATGCTTTATCGTCGTGAAGATGGTAATATCGCGTGGATTGATCCCTCAAAACAGAAGAACGGTAAAGCGGCTTAA
- a CDS encoding PTS sugar transporter subunit IIA: MMIGIVIVTHGNLASAFVESAEHVVGEQRQVETLSLKSDDRIEQRREELVQTINRVNTGKGVIILTDMFGGLASSLAMSLLSMPRVEVISGVNLPMLVKLLSKRQDSSLNECAIAAQEAGQKYINIATQLLEPQCKAS, encoded by the coding sequence ATGATGATTGGAATCGTTATCGTAACACATGGCAATCTAGCGAGTGCCTTTGTGGAATCTGCAGAACATGTCGTTGGCGAGCAGCGCCAAGTTGAAACCTTATCACTTAAATCTGACGACCGTATCGAGCAACGCCGCGAGGAGTTGGTGCAGACGATTAACCGTGTGAATACGGGCAAGGGCGTGATTATCCTGACCGATATGTTCGGCGGTTTAGCCTCAAGTCTTGCCATGTCATTGCTAAGCATGCCGAGGGTCGAAGTGATTTCGGGCGTGAATTTGCCAATGCTTGTGAAGCTATTGTCGAAGCGTCAGGATTCGTCTTTGAACGAATGCGCTATCGCCGCACAAGAAGCCGGGCAAAAATATATCAATATCGCCACTCAGTTGCTGGAGCCACAGTGCAAGGCCAGCTAA
- the kdsA gene encoding 3-deoxy-8-phosphooctulonate synthase, translated as MNDTVSQREIRIRNVTISNNKPFSLIAGPCQMESRDHAMMVAEKLAEICGRLNIGLIFKTSFDKANRTSATAQRGIGLDGATPVFEEIRNTFDCPVLTDVHDAEQATGMGEVVDILQIPAFLCRQTDLLKAAADTGKVINVKKGQFLAPWDAKNIVDKLDHFGNKKIMLTERGASFGYNTLVSDMRALPIMASTGCPVVFDATHSVQQPGGLGGASGGQREFVPVLARAAVAVGVAALFMETHEDPDNAPSDGPCMMRLDEMEETLKRLQEIDSIIKS; from the coding sequence ATGAATGATACTGTATCCCAGCGTGAAATACGCATCCGCAATGTAACGATTAGTAACAACAAGCCTTTCTCGCTGATTGCGGGTCCCTGCCAGATGGAATCTCGCGATCATGCGATGATGGTGGCGGAGAAACTCGCTGAAATCTGTGGCAGGTTGAATATTGGCCTGATCTTTAAAACCTCATTTGATAAAGCGAATCGTACTTCGGCAACCGCGCAACGCGGTATTGGCCTTGATGGTGCGACGCCGGTGTTCGAAGAGATTCGCAACACCTTCGATTGCCCAGTGCTGACTGATGTTCACGATGCGGAGCAAGCGACGGGCATGGGCGAAGTGGTCGATATTCTGCAAATTCCGGCATTCTTATGCCGTCAGACGGACTTGCTCAAAGCGGCGGCTGATACAGGGAAGGTTATCAATGTGAAAAAAGGCCAGTTCTTGGCGCCTTGGGATGCGAAGAATATCGTCGACAAACTCGATCATTTTGGCAATAAAAAGATCATGCTGACCGAGCGTGGTGCTAGCTTTGGTTATAACACACTTGTGTCTGATATGCGCGCATTGCCGATTATGGCTTCAACCGGTTGTCCTGTCGTGTTTGATGCGACGCACTCGGTGCAGCAGCCCGGTGGCCTTGGTGGAGCATCAGGCGGTCAACGCGAATTTGTGCCAGTGCTCGCACGTGCTGCAGTGGCAGTCGGCGTTGCAGCACTGTTCATGGAAACGCATGAAGATCCCGATAATGCACCATCCGATGGCCCTTGCATGATGCGCCTTGATGAGATGGAAGAAACGCTCAAGCGTTTGCAAGAAATAGACTCAATTATTAAATCGTAA